The following are encoded together in the Pseudomonas xantholysinigenes genome:
- a CDS encoding AraC family transcriptional regulator, whose translation MPRPIILPLAENYRHGEHIAPHCHDRAQLIHAISGVVTVNAREGSWVVPPGRGVWVPAAAEHELRMAGVVRMRTLFVDPGARPDLPGQCQVIEISPLLRELIVRAMDIAPDYPAQGREARIMQLILDEIRVLPVFALHVPSPRSAQLQALCEALRQAPAEAWSLARAAAHSGLNPRTLTRAFQRETGLSLVQWLRRMRLLASLDALAAGQSVLEVALDLGYDSPSAFSAMFRRTLGVSPSVYFGRAAERW comes from the coding sequence ATGCCACGCCCGATCATCCTGCCCCTCGCCGAGAACTACCGCCATGGCGAACACATCGCCCCGCACTGCCACGATCGGGCCCAGCTGATCCACGCAATCAGCGGGGTGGTCACGGTCAACGCGCGCGAAGGCAGCTGGGTGGTCCCGCCTGGTCGTGGGGTGTGGGTGCCGGCGGCGGCCGAGCACGAACTGCGCATGGCCGGCGTGGTGCGCATGCGCACGCTGTTCGTCGACCCTGGCGCGCGGCCCGACCTGCCGGGCCAATGCCAGGTGATCGAGATCTCGCCGCTGCTGCGCGAGCTGATCGTGCGCGCCATGGACATCGCCCCGGACTATCCAGCGCAAGGCCGCGAAGCGCGGATCATGCAACTGATCCTCGACGAAATTCGCGTGCTGCCGGTGTTCGCCCTGCATGTGCCCAGCCCACGCTCGGCGCAGTTGCAGGCGCTGTGCGAGGCCCTGCGCCAGGCTCCCGCCGAGGCCTGGAGCCTGGCCCGTGCCGCAGCCCACAGCGGCCTGAACCCACGCACCCTGACGCGCGCCTTCCAGCGCGAAACCGGGCTGAGCCTGGTGCAATGGCTGCGGCGCATGCGCCTGCTGGCCAGCCTGGACGCCCTGGCGGCCGGGCAATCGGTGCTGGAGGTGGCGCTGGACCTGGGCTATGACAGCCCCAGCGCGTTCAGCGCCATGTTCCGCCGCACCTTGGGGGTGTCGCCCTCGGTCTACTTCGGCAGGGCCGCTGAGCGCTGGTAG
- a CDS encoding efflux transporter outer membrane subunit, whose protein sequence is MPRTTLPLLAVLLAGCTLAPDYQRPASPAPAHYPEGAAYQRGPAVTTLPGDWQAVFHDPALRQLLAVAMVNNRDLRQAVLNVEAYRAQYRIQRAELLPKIAANAQGTRQYLPRRRTGGAGMISAQQSATVGISAYELDLFGRLRSLSDQALLNYLATDEARRSAELSLITSVAGAYLTWRADQELLALSQQTLHADQQSLGLTQRQRRTGTVSALDQIQATTRVDSSRAAVARYTRLAAQDLNQLQRLVGMPVRDDLPAMALADEQIARLPAGLPADLLQRRPDIRQAEYQLQAANANIGAARAAFFPSISLTANAGSSSRELSDLFDAGSGSWLFQPQINLPLFNAGSLRASLDYAKLQKDIQVARYEKSIQTAFQEVADGLAARGTYQDQLQAQRDLVAASQRYHDLAENRYRNGIDSSLAFLDAQRALFSAQQGLISDRLAQLLAEVNLYAALGGGWETPTNLTYQRSAALPK, encoded by the coding sequence ATGCCACGAACGACCCTACCCCTGCTTGCCGTGCTCCTGGCCGGCTGCACCTTGGCGCCGGACTACCAGCGTCCGGCCTCGCCCGCCCCCGCCCATTACCCCGAAGGGGCCGCCTACCAGCGCGGCCCCGCGGTCACGACCCTGCCCGGCGACTGGCAGGCGGTGTTCCATGACCCGGCCCTGCGCCAACTGCTGGCCGTGGCCATGGTCAACAACCGCGACCTGCGCCAAGCCGTGCTCAATGTCGAAGCCTACCGCGCCCAGTACCGTATCCAGCGCGCCGAGCTGCTGCCGAAGATCGCCGCCAATGCCCAGGGCACGCGCCAATACCTGCCCCGCCGCCGCACCGGCGGCGCCGGCATGATCAGCGCCCAGCAGTCGGCCACCGTCGGCATCAGCGCCTACGAGCTCGACCTGTTCGGTCGCCTGCGCAGTCTCAGCGACCAGGCGCTGCTCAACTACCTGGCCACCGACGAGGCCCGGCGCAGCGCCGAGCTGAGCCTGATCACCAGCGTCGCCGGCGCCTACCTGACCTGGCGCGCCGACCAGGAACTGCTGGCGCTGTCGCAACAGACCTTGCACGCCGACCAGCAGAGCCTGGGCCTGACCCAGCGCCAGCGCCGTACCGGCACGGTCTCGGCGCTCGATCAGATCCAGGCCACCACCCGCGTCGACAGCTCCCGCGCGGCGGTGGCCCGCTATACCCGCCTGGCGGCCCAGGACCTCAACCAACTCCAGCGCCTGGTGGGCATGCCAGTGCGCGACGACCTGCCGGCCATGGCCCTGGCCGACGAGCAGATCGCCCGGCTGCCCGCTGGCCTGCCGGCCGACCTGTTGCAGCGGCGCCCCGACATTCGCCAGGCGGAATATCAGTTGCAGGCCGCCAACGCCAATATCGGCGCGGCGCGGGCCGCGTTCTTTCCGAGCATCAGCCTGACCGCCAATGCCGGCAGCAGCAGCCGCGAGTTGTCCGACCTGTTCGACGCCGGCTCCGGCAGCTGGCTGTTCCAGCCGCAGATCAACCTGCCGCTGTTCAACGCCGGCAGCCTGCGCGCCAGCCTCGACTACGCCAAGCTGCAGAAGGACATCCAGGTGGCGCGCTACGAGAAATCGATCCAGACCGCCTTCCAGGAAGTCGCCGACGGCCTCGCCGCCCGCGGCACCTACCAGGATCAGCTACAGGCGCAGCGCGACCTGGTGGCGGCCAGCCAGCGCTACCATGACCTGGCCGAAAACCGCTACCGCAACGGCATCGACAGCAGCCTGGCCTTCCTCGATGCGCAGCGCGCGCTGTTCAGCGCCCAGCAGGGCCTGATCAGCGATCGCCTGGCGCAACTGCTGGCCGAGGTCAACCTGTATGCCGCGCTCGGTGGCGGCTGGGAAACGCCAACGAATCTGACCTACCAGCGCTCAGCGGCCCTGCCGAAGTAG
- a CDS encoding helix-turn-helix transcriptional regulator, translating to MKLTDSRTHHHDPLLYLQLGALVASTGDQGFAEQMFELVSGLVPIHRLDLSEWTLDSEQTRIHQVKVLGNAGYPAAVTTTRPLRHPLLQSIMRMEDPLLIQINTPVNAEGDAHQCKLVSRSGNRRWVICCYRQPTQRAFSLAELSLLKTLSDTLLPLVEHHAQLLQVAGLRRPGRELPDEAGTMRQLFGDRLEQEGIRLSSREQEVCIGLLTGDTVPQLALRLNVKNSSIETYLKRATAKLGVSGRHGLARWMAGN from the coding sequence ATGAAGCTGACCGACAGCCGCACGCACCACCACGACCCGCTCCTGTACCTGCAGCTGGGCGCCTTGGTCGCCAGTACCGGCGACCAAGGCTTCGCCGAGCAGATGTTCGAGCTGGTCAGCGGCCTGGTACCGATTCATCGGCTCGATCTCAGCGAATGGACCCTCGACAGCGAGCAAACCCGTATCCACCAAGTCAAGGTCCTGGGCAACGCCGGCTACCCCGCCGCCGTCACCACTACCCGGCCGCTGCGTCATCCGTTGCTGCAGAGCATCATGCGCATGGAAGACCCGCTGCTGATCCAGATCAACACCCCGGTGAACGCCGAGGGCGACGCCCACCAGTGCAAGCTGGTCTCGCGCAGCGGCAACCGCCGCTGGGTGATCTGCTGCTACCGCCAGCCGACCCAGCGGGCGTTCTCCCTGGCCGAGCTGTCATTGCTCAAGACCCTGTCGGACACCTTGCTGCCGTTGGTCGAGCACCACGCGCAACTGCTCCAGGTGGCCGGCCTGCGCCGACCTGGGCGGGAGCTGCCCGACGAAGCGGGCACCATGCGTCAATTGTTCGGTGATCGCCTGGAACAAGAAGGCATTCGCCTGTCCAGCCGCGAGCAGGAAGTCTGCATCGGCCTGCTGACCGGCGACACCGTGCCGCAACTGGCCCTGCGCCTGAACGTCAAGAACAGTTCGATCGAAACCTACCTCAAGCGTGCCACCGCCAAGCTGGGCGTCAGCGGTCGCCACGGCCTGGCCCGCTGGATGGCCGGTAACTGA
- a CDS encoding non-ribosomal peptide synthetase — translation MFAADSFALTTAQRDIWLDQLSHGDSPLYNIGGYVELDGAIDLARLRQALAHLVRVHDGLRTQLLPDPAGSGLPRQRFVEAMAVPLDEHDLRAHSDPDAAAQHLVKTQMRQHFALDQGPLLRVALIRLGDQRYRLAAQAHHLMLDGWGFEQFFHQLGEYYGLLEQGLPLPVAAPSYRAYIDEDLAYQGSARERRDREYWQAQYQRLPDALLRPRERGPSATSPSQAYEQPFEPQVLARMQQLASELQASPLHVLLAALHVCCTRSAQRDDWVVGLPLRNRGGARHKATLGLFAQVSALRMDFGRELSFAALVRAIADRLRHDLRHQRLPVSELNRALGLLREERAQLFEVTVSFEEEGNDLRYGALPAHSVKVSNDHEPTPLSLYLRSNRHNGKAWLHLVHNLAWVDADEARALGERLLWVLAQGLAQPERAVEDFELLTDAEQDLLAQWNATASAAPSECLVHRRIEDHAARYPDAVAAEQQGRRLTYGALNQQANALAAQLIHLGVGPEQRVAVLARRGLDTLVGLLAVLKAGAAYVPIDPAHPRERLDYLMRDCAPKVLLTQSDLRESVTFGDLPVIELDRLAPTSAPQANPRIEGLGASSLVYVIYTSGSTGQPKGVMVEQRMLANLVDWHCTAFDLRPGSHASSLAGFGFDAMAWEVWPTLCAGATLHLAPVGEGAEDIDGLLRWWRAQPLQVSFLPTPVAEHAFAQGLPHPTLRTLLVGGDRLRRLAREREYQVINNYGPTETTVVATSGPVEPGAPLHIGGAIANTRLYVLDARLRQLPIGAVGELYIGGAGVARGYLNRPGLTAERFLDDPFATQPGARLYRTGDLVRWRGDGTLEYLGRNDDQVKIRGVRVELGEIEAALVADAAVREAVVLLRDGQLVAWYIGAAPTSPLALHQHLRARLPAALLPAAYVPMSAWPLTANGKLDRRALPAAGADTQVRRAHEPPQGAIEQRLAALWAELLQVERVGRQDHFFELGGHSLLAVQLIERMRQQGLQVDAQVLFGQPTLASLAAAVETGPATRVAANRVPLGCARITPDLLALATLEQDAIERIVATVPGGTANVQEIYPLAPLQEGLLYHHLTEARDPYQQDALFRFERRADLDAFSQALEQVIARHDILRTSLAWEGLEQPQQVVWRQARLPLTLLDASPADAVAALRAHGQALDLRVAPMMALTCVEDQGQWLGLLRFHHLVNDAVSVQVLLNELRATMLGQVETLPAPVAYRNYVARSRDPARQAGHEAFFSATLAAVEAPPRLAGMDEQGTPDSCVTRLSTTLVSAMRRLARQHDVGLGSLLHLAWAQVLGALGGRDEVVFGSVLLGRVMAGEGAERALGMFVNSLPLRVALAGRSVGQALAATHAQLAALLAHEDAPRVMAQRCSGLPAGVALFDCLLNYRQGAALEHLALPGVTLVEASEVHSHALVLTVDDDGEALRLAVRAPGELGAARVLGHVECALQAMTEALQADPALPLDGLSSLPAEERAYLLETLNDTEVALDRAYSHLPALFAAQVRRTPDAVALQSEAGQLSYRELDAQANRLAHHLIGLGVGPDQRVAVCVERGAALLIGLLGVLKAGGAYVPLDPGYPDERLQYMLADSAPVALLVHAATRGLFADQATTLVDLDLADWQAHAEQAPALDKLTGEHLAYVMYTSGSTGTPKGVMVEHRGLCNLMHWGSSLCPPQPDGALLQRAPFSFDGSVWELFWPLCAGLRLVLARPDGHRDPEYLVQLIKARRVSIVKFVPALLHAFLDAPGVAQCNSLTDIFCGGGELTLALAQRLRELLPRVRLHNVYGPTEATVDSTAWTLEADAPLPLKAPPIGRPIGNTRLYVLDAQDRPVPLGCSGELHIGGMGVARGYLGLPALQAARFIASPFVAGDRLYRTGDLVRYRADGELEFLGRNDFQVKLNGLRIEPGELEALLMAHPALGQAVVLVRDERLVAYVTCREGQLAPAPEALRGYLLARVPAYMVPSAYVLLAELPLSPNGKVDRNALPVAGAEAVISRAYTAPKDALEEALAQIWTEVLKVEQVGRDDNFFELGGHSLLAVSLVARMRQAGLHADARTVFSQPTLAGLAAHTQRQAQQVEIARSTVPQVGGRRRI, via the coding sequence ATGTTCGCCGCCGACAGCTTTGCCCTGACCACCGCCCAGCGCGACATCTGGCTGGACCAGTTGAGCCATGGTGATTCGCCGCTGTACAACATTGGCGGCTACGTCGAGCTCGACGGCGCCATCGACCTGGCCCGATTGCGCCAGGCCCTGGCGCACTTGGTGCGCGTGCATGACGGCTTGCGTACCCAGTTGCTGCCCGACCCGGCTGGCAGCGGGCTGCCACGCCAGCGTTTCGTCGAGGCGATGGCGGTGCCGCTGGACGAGCACGACCTGCGTGCGCACAGCGACCCGGACGCCGCCGCGCAGCATCTGGTGAAGACGCAGATGCGCCAGCACTTCGCCCTCGATCAAGGGCCCTTGTTGCGCGTAGCGCTGATCCGCCTGGGCGACCAACGCTACCGGCTGGCCGCCCAGGCCCATCACCTGATGCTCGATGGCTGGGGCTTCGAACAGTTCTTCCATCAATTGGGGGAGTACTACGGGCTGCTCGAGCAGGGCTTGCCGTTGCCGGTCGCGGCGCCGTCCTACCGCGCCTATATCGACGAGGACCTGGCCTACCAGGGGTCGGCCCGCGAGCGACGCGACCGTGAGTATTGGCAGGCGCAGTACCAGCGACTGCCCGATGCGCTGTTGCGCCCGCGTGAACGCGGGCCCTCTGCCACCTCGCCCAGCCAGGCATACGAACAACCGTTCGAGCCGCAGGTGCTGGCACGTATGCAGCAGCTTGCCAGCGAGTTGCAGGCCTCACCGCTGCATGTGCTGCTGGCGGCGCTGCATGTGTGCTGCACCCGCAGCGCCCAGCGCGACGACTGGGTGGTCGGCCTGCCGCTGCGCAATCGCGGTGGAGCCCGGCACAAGGCGACGCTGGGGCTGTTCGCCCAGGTCAGCGCCCTGCGCATGGATTTTGGCCGTGAACTGAGTTTCGCCGCGTTGGTGCGCGCCATCGCCGACCGCCTGCGACATGACTTGCGCCATCAACGCCTGCCGGTGAGCGAACTGAACCGTGCGCTTGGCCTACTGCGCGAGGAGCGCGCGCAGCTGTTCGAGGTGACGGTATCCTTCGAGGAAGAGGGCAACGACCTGCGCTACGGGGCTTTGCCGGCGCACTCGGTGAAGGTCAGCAACGACCATGAGCCCACACCCTTGTCGCTGTACCTGCGCAGCAACCGGCACAACGGCAAGGCCTGGCTGCACCTGGTGCACAACCTGGCCTGGGTGGATGCCGACGAGGCGCGGGCGCTGGGTGAGCGCCTGCTGTGGGTGCTGGCCCAAGGGCTGGCGCAACCGGAGCGCGCGGTCGAGGACTTCGAGCTACTGACAGACGCCGAGCAAGACCTGCTCGCACAGTGGAATGCCACGGCCAGCGCCGCTCCCAGCGAATGTCTGGTGCACCGCCGCATCGAGGACCATGCGGCCCGGTATCCCGATGCCGTGGCGGCCGAGCAGCAAGGTCGCCGCCTGACCTATGGCGCCCTCAACCAGCAGGCCAATGCCCTTGCCGCGCAACTGATACACCTGGGCGTGGGGCCCGAGCAGCGCGTGGCGGTATTGGCCCGGCGCGGGCTCGATACCCTGGTCGGCCTGTTGGCCGTGCTCAAGGCGGGCGCGGCCTATGTGCCAATCGACCCGGCACATCCCCGCGAGCGCCTCGACTACCTGATGCGCGATTGCGCGCCCAAGGTGCTGCTGACCCAGTCCGACCTGCGCGAAAGCGTGACGTTCGGCGATCTGCCGGTGATCGAACTGGATCGCCTCGCCCCGACGTCCGCGCCACAGGCCAACCCCCGCATCGAGGGCCTTGGTGCCTCCAGCCTGGTCTATGTGATCTACACCTCCGGTTCCACCGGGCAACCCAAGGGGGTGATGGTCGAGCAGCGCATGCTCGCCAACCTGGTGGACTGGCATTGCACGGCCTTCGACCTGCGACCCGGCAGCCATGCCTCGAGCCTGGCTGGCTTTGGTTTCGATGCCATGGCCTGGGAAGTCTGGCCGACCCTGTGCGCCGGCGCGACCTTGCACTTGGCGCCGGTGGGCGAGGGCGCCGAGGACATCGACGGCCTGTTGCGTTGGTGGCGCGCTCAGCCGTTGCAGGTGAGCTTCCTGCCGACCCCGGTGGCCGAGCATGCCTTCGCCCAAGGCCTGCCGCACCCGACCTTGCGCACGCTGTTGGTGGGGGGTGATCGACTGCGGCGCCTGGCCCGCGAGCGGGAGTACCAGGTGATCAACAACTACGGCCCCACCGAAACGACTGTGGTGGCCACCTCGGGGCCTGTCGAGCCCGGTGCGCCTTTGCATATTGGTGGCGCGATCGCCAACACCCGGTTGTACGTGCTCGATGCGCGCCTGCGCCAATTGCCGATCGGTGCTGTCGGCGAACTGTACATTGGTGGCGCCGGGGTCGCCCGGGGCTATCTGAACCGGCCTGGGCTGACCGCCGAGCGTTTCCTCGACGACCCCTTCGCCACGCAACCCGGCGCGCGCCTGTACCGCACCGGCGACCTGGTGCGTTGGCGCGGCGACGGCACCCTGGAGTACCTCGGGCGCAACGATGACCAGGTGAAGATCCGTGGCGTGCGGGTCGAGCTGGGCGAAATCGAGGCCGCGCTGGTTGCTGACGCCGCCGTGCGCGAGGCGGTGGTGCTGCTGCGCGACGGGCAGCTGGTGGCCTGGTACATCGGCGCGGCACCGACCAGCCCGCTGGCCCTGCACCAGCACTTGCGCGCGCGGTTGCCCGCCGCCTTGCTGCCTGCGGCCTATGTGCCGATGTCGGCCTGGCCACTGACCGCCAATGGCAAGCTCGACCGCCGCGCCTTGCCGGCAGCGGGCGCCGACACCCAGGTACGGCGTGCCCACGAACCACCTCAGGGGGCGATCGAACAGCGCTTGGCGGCGCTGTGGGCCGAGCTGTTGCAGGTCGAGCGGGTTGGCCGCCAGGACCATTTCTTCGAGCTGGGAGGGCATTCGCTGCTAGCAGTGCAGTTGATCGAGCGCATGCGCCAACAAGGCCTGCAGGTCGACGCCCAGGTGCTGTTCGGTCAGCCGACCTTGGCCAGCCTGGCCGCCGCCGTCGAGACGGGGCCGGCCACTAGGGTGGCGGCCAACCGGGTGCCGCTGGGTTGCGCACGGATCACCCCCGATTTGCTTGCCCTGGCCACCCTGGAGCAGGACGCCATCGAGCGGATCGTCGCCACGGTGCCAGGCGGCACGGCCAATGTGCAGGAGATCTATCCGCTCGCACCGCTACAGGAAGGCCTGCTCTACCACCACCTCACCGAGGCCCGCGACCCCTACCAGCAAGATGCGTTGTTCCGTTTCGAGCGCCGGGCGGACCTGGACGCCTTCAGCCAGGCGCTGGAGCAGGTCATCGCCCGCCATGACATTCTGCGTACCAGCCTGGCCTGGGAGGGCCTGGAGCAGCCGCAGCAGGTGGTCTGGCGCCAGGCCAGGCTGCCGCTGACGTTGCTCGACGCCAGCCCCGCAGACGCCGTGGCGGCATTGCGTGCCCACGGCCAGGCCCTGGATTTGCGCGTGGCGCCGATGATGGCCTTGACCTGTGTCGAGGACCAGGGACAGTGGCTGGGCTTGTTGCGTTTCCATCACCTGGTCAACGATGCGGTCTCGGTGCAGGTGCTGCTCAACGAGTTGCGCGCGACGATGCTCGGCCAGGTCGAGACGTTGCCGGCGCCGGTGGCCTATCGCAACTATGTGGCTCGCAGCCGCGATCCGGCCCGTCAGGCCGGTCACGAGGCGTTCTTCAGCGCCACCCTGGCCGCCGTCGAGGCGCCGCCGCGCTTGGCGGGGATGGATGAGCAGGGGACGCCGGACAGCTGCGTGACAAGGCTCTCGACGACCCTTGTCAGCGCAATGCGGCGCTTGGCGCGCCAGCACGATGTCGGCCTGGGCAGCCTGCTGCACCTGGCCTGGGCCCAGGTGCTTGGCGCGCTGGGTGGTCGCGACGAGGTGGTGTTCGGCAGCGTGCTGCTGGGCCGGGTGATGGCGGGCGAGGGCGCCGAGCGAGCGTTGGGCATGTTCGTCAACAGCCTGCCGCTGCGGGTCGCGCTGGCCGGGCGCAGTGTCGGCCAGGCCCTGGCGGCGACCCATGCGCAACTGGCGGCGTTGCTGGCCCATGAGGACGCGCCACGGGTAATGGCCCAGCGTTGCAGCGGCCTGCCGGCCGGGGTGGCGCTGTTCGACTGCCTGCTCAACTACCGCCAAGGCGCGGCCCTCGAACACCTGGCGTTGCCGGGCGTGACCTTGGTGGAGGCCAGCGAAGTGCACAGCCACGCCCTGGTGCTGACCGTGGATGATGATGGCGAGGCGTTGCGCCTGGCTGTGCGCGCGCCCGGCGAACTGGGCGCGGCGCGGGTGCTGGGGCATGTCGAATGCGCGCTGCAGGCAATGACCGAGGCGTTGCAGGCAGATCCGGCGCTGCCGTTGGACGGCCTGAGCAGCTTGCCCGCCGAGGAGCGTGCGTACCTGCTGGAGACCCTCAATGACACCGAGGTGGCGCTGGATCGCGCCTATTCACACTTGCCGGCGCTGTTCGCCGCCCAGGTGCGGCGCACGCCGGATGCCGTGGCACTGCAGAGCGAGGCAGGGCAGTTGAGCTACCGCGAGCTGGATGCCCAGGCCAACCGCCTGGCCCACCACCTGATCGGCCTGGGGGTTGGGCCGGACCAGCGGGTCGCGGTGTGCGTCGAACGTGGCGCGGCGCTGCTCATTGGCCTGCTGGGTGTGCTCAAGGCCGGGGGCGCCTATGTGCCATTGGACCCGGGCTACCCCGACGAACGCCTGCAATACATGTTGGCCGACAGTGCGCCGGTGGCCTTGCTGGTGCACGCTGCCACACGCGGGCTGTTCGCTGATCAGGCCACCACGCTGGTCGATCTCGACCTGGCGGACTGGCAAGCGCACGCCGAGCAAGCCCCGGCGCTCGACAAGCTGACGGGCGAGCACCTGGCCTATGTGATGTACACCTCAGGCTCCACCGGCACGCCGAAAGGGGTGATGGTCGAGCACCGTGGCCTGTGCAACCTGATGCACTGGGGCTCGAGCCTGTGCCCACCGCAGCCCGACGGCGCGTTGCTGCAACGGGCGCCGTTCAGTTTCGACGGTTCGGTGTGGGAGCTGTTCTGGCCGTTGTGCGCCGGCCTGCGCCTGGTGCTGGCGCGCCCGGACGGCCACCGCGACCCCGAGTACCTGGTGCAACTGATCAAGGCGCGGCGGGTGAGCATCGTCAAGTTCGTGCCGGCCCTGCTGCATGCATTCCTCGATGCGCCGGGGGTGGCGCAGTGCAACAGCCTCACCGATATCTTCTGTGGCGGTGGCGAGTTGACCCTGGCCTTGGCCCAGCGCCTGCGCGAACTACTGCCCCGGGTGCGCCTGCACAATGTCTACGGCCCTACCGAGGCCACCGTCGACAGCACCGCCTGGACCCTTGAAGCGGATGCACCGCTGCCGCTCAAGGCGCCGCCGATCGGCCGCCCCATCGGCAATACCCGGCTCTACGTGCTTGACGCACAGGACCGTCCGGTGCCGCTGGGGTGCAGCGGCGAGCTGCATATTGGCGGCATGGGCGTGGCCCGTGGCTACCTGGGCCTGCCCGCGTTGCAGGCGGCGCGGTTCATTGCCAGCCCGTTCGTTGCGGGTGACCGGCTGTACCGTACCGGCGACCTGGTGCGCTACCGCGCCGACGGCGAGCTGGAGTTCCTTGGCCGCAACGATTTCCAGGTCAAGCTCAATGGGCTGCGGATCGAACCGGGCGAGCTCGAGGCGCTGCTGATGGCCCATCCGGCGCTGGGCCAGGCCGTGGTGCTGGTGCGCGACGAGCGCCTGGTGGCCTATGTAACTTGCCGCGAGGGCCAGTTGGCGCCCGCGCCGGAGGCCCTGCGCGGCTATCTGTTGGCCCGGGTGCCGGCGTACATGGTGCCGTCGGCCTATGTACTGCTTGCCGAGTTGCCGCTGAGCCCCAACGGCAAGGTCGACCGCAACGCCTTGCCGGTGGCAGGGGCCGAGGCCGTGATCAGTCGCGCCTATACGGCGCCCAAGGATGCACTGGAAGAGGCGTTGGCGCAGATCTGGACCGAGGTGCTCAAGGTCGAGCAGGTCGGTCGTGACGACAACTTCTTCGAGTTGGGCGGGCATTCGCTGTTGGCGGTCAGCCTGGTGGCGCGCATGCGCCAGGCGGGGTTGCATGCCGATGCACGTACGGTATTCAGCCAGCCGACCTTGGCCGGGTTGGCGGCGCATACGCAGCGGCAGGCGCAGCAGGTGGAGATTGCGCGATCGACCGTTCCGCAGGTGGGTGGGCGGCGGCGGATCTGA
- a CDS encoding sterol desaturase family protein — protein MRILYAPCLFFGFIGTALYLIHLGASIVWLWPLLAVAILLSFCCEGLYPYKQAWASGMGEGPRDYLHALVNETLNSVSIAAVPLLAGWLPTAGYWPSHWALHWQLLLAIPLADLGITLVHYASHRSRWLWQLHAVHHSVTRLYGFNGLMKHPLHQIAEALGGVLPLVLLGLPQDVAALLAFSIAIQLLLQHSNVDMRIGWLRHVFAWAPVHRLHHLKYGTLGDVNFALFLSLWDRLLGTALYLPGYTLADDDMGIGDRPDYPVGYLAQLREPWRAGRETQPPAKVPSALREALGKGA, from the coding sequence ATGCGCATCCTCTACGCTCCATGCCTGTTCTTCGGTTTCATCGGTACCGCGCTGTACCTGATTCACCTCGGCGCCAGCATCGTCTGGCTGTGGCCGCTGCTGGCGGTGGCGATCTTGCTGTCGTTCTGCTGCGAGGGCCTGTATCCCTATAAGCAAGCCTGGGCCTCAGGCATGGGCGAGGGGCCGCGTGATTACCTGCACGCCCTGGTCAACGAAACCCTCAACAGCGTCAGCATCGCCGCCGTGCCGCTGCTGGCCGGCTGGCTGCCGACCGCCGGTTACTGGCCCAGCCACTGGGCCTTGCATTGGCAATTGCTGCTGGCGATTCCGCTGGCGGACCTGGGCATCACCCTGGTGCACTACGCCAGCCACCGTAGCCGCTGGCTCTGGCAACTGCACGCGGTGCACCACAGCGTGACCCGGCTGTATGGCTTCAATGGCCTGATGAAACACCCGCTGCACCAGATCGCCGAGGCCCTGGGCGGGGTATTGCCGCTGGTACTGCTGGGCCTGCCGCAGGATGTCGCGGCGCTGCTGGCATTCAGCATCGCCATCCAGCTGCTGTTGCAGCACAGCAACGTCGACATGCGCATTGGCTGGCTGCGCCATGTGTTTGCCTGGGCACCGGTGCATCGCTTGCATCACCTCAAGTACGGCACCTTGGGCGATGTCAATTTCGCCTTGTTCCTGTCGCTGTGGGATCGTTTGCTCGGCACCGCGCTGTACCTGCCGGGCTACACCCTGGCCGACGACGACATGGGTATCGGCGACCGTCCGGACTACCCGGTTGGGTACCTGGCGCAACTGCGCGAGCCGTGGCGTGCCGGGCGCGAGACGCAGCCACCGGCCAAAGTGCCGTCGGCCTTGCGCGAGGCATTAGGCAAGGGTGCTTGA
- a CDS encoding helix-turn-helix domain-containing protein translates to MTVQRDTAWQGELWLADDHCLLLGTPGRTSAHAHYAHQVLIAQHGELCLDIAGQRHTGALLAVPSLQPHAVLARPGPCITLFAEPLAFELDTLLDLCRQADGNAQDLARRLRDCPRRPLDPRLAAALARLRALDEQPLPAQALAQAASLSLSQLERLFSARLGQSVRRLVLWQRLRLALQRALAGDSLTEAAMAAGFADSAHLSRSLRQQFGIRASEALRQLRSSTLA, encoded by the coding sequence ATGACCGTACAACGCGACACCGCCTGGCAGGGCGAGCTCTGGCTGGCCGACGACCATTGCCTGCTGCTGGGAACGCCGGGACGGACCTCGGCCCATGCGCACTATGCCCATCAGGTACTGATCGCCCAGCACGGCGAACTCTGCCTGGATATCGCCGGCCAGCGCCACACCGGCGCCCTGCTGGCGGTGCCGTCGCTACAGCCGCATGCCGTGCTGGCACGGCCGGGTCCCTGCATCACCCTGTTCGCCGAGCCGCTGGCCTTCGAATTGGACACTTTGCTGGACCTGTGCCGGCAAGCCGATGGTAACGCCCAGGACCTCGCCAGGCGCTTGCGCGACTGCCCACGCCGCCCGCTCGACCCGCGCCTGGCCGCGGCCTTGGCGCGCCTGCGGGCGCTGGACGAACAACCTTTGCCGGCCCAGGCCCTGGCGCAGGCGGCAAGCCTTTCGCTGAGCCAGCTTGAACGGCTGTTCAGTGCCCGCCTGGGGCAGTCGGTGCGACGCCTGGTACTGTGGCAGCGCCTGCGCCTGGCGCTGCAGCGGGCGCTGGCCGGCGACAGCCTGACCGAGGCGGCCATGGCTGCCGGTTTTGCCGACTCGGCGCACCTGTCGCGCAGCCTGCGCCAGCAATTCGGCATCCGCGCCAGCGAGGCGCTGCGTCAGCTGCGCTCAAGCACCCTTGCCTAA